One window of Ziziphus jujuba cultivar Dongzao chromosome 5, ASM3175591v1 genomic DNA carries:
- the LOC125423119 gene encoding uncharacterized protein LOC125423119 — MTQSRHHLHRHLELGGPAPVPYIPLRRKFDEKEFCDLANSVTVLVWIGCAITIAWIPQLPSISVESISITVIDIPSTGTNHQQVTTANLEMAFLVENQNHNYSIAYDHINVLAFHRQKIHKIFHGENIHEIYDDIKLISDTTVAPIEQDNGTIIIKAQMDGVAFDHLVMYDRRSWISFLEFQLMTRVRMIEGTWTKSTGDMTAVCKISKIVISPNETRKIDFQPPSICFVPAYVLLMEAGEALFFLW; from the exons ATGACACAGAGCCGCCACCACCTCCACCGACACCTAGAGTTAGGCGGCCCCGCTCCAGTGCCGTATATACCTCTCCGAAGAAAATT cgaTGAAAAAGAGTTTTGTGATTTAGCGAATAGTGTGACTGTCTTGGTTTGGATTGGGTGTGCGATAACAATTGCATGGATTCCCCAATTGCCTTCCATCTCGGTGGAGTCTATCTCCATCACTGTCATCGATATACCTTCCACAGGTACAAATCATCAGCAGGTAACTACTGCCAATTTGGAGATGGCTTTTCTGGTAGAAAACCAAAACCACAATTACAGCATTGCTTATGACCACATCAATGTTCTAGCTTTCCATCGCCAAAAAATACATAAGATATTCCATGGCGAAAATATACATGAAATATACGATGATATAAAACTAATCTCCGATACAACGGTCGCACCAATCGAGCAAGACAATGGAACCATTATTATTAAAGCTCAAATGGATGGTGTTGCTTTTGATCATTTGGTCATGTACGACAGAAGAAGCTGGATTTCTTTTCTCGAGTTTCAGTTGATGACTCGGGTAAGAATGATAGAGGGCACGTGGACGAAAAGCACTGGTGATATGACCGCCGTGTGTAAGATATCTAAGATAGTCATTTCACCAAATGAAACACGGAAAATTGACTTTCAACCACCCAGCATATGTTTTGTTCCAGCATATGTTTTGTTGATGGAAGCTGGAGAagctcttttctttttatggtAA